AACCATATTCTTTATTTTCAACATGCTCATTTTCATTTACATTTTCAGTATCAGTAGATTCTTTACTTTTTTCCTTATCAAATACTAAATTTCTATGTTGGTATCTCATATTATCAATTTTTATATCATTGAGCTCCCCTAGAAGCAAAGCTTTTTCTAAAACTTCACCTGGATTATTTGTATGAACATGTACCTTAATCAAATCCCCATTACCCACTGATATAATAGAATCCCCATAGAGAGATAACTGTTCCTTAAACTGCTCTGGGTCTGCATCTGTATTATTTATAATAAATTCAGTGCAATAACCAAACTTTATATCTTCAGGATCTATTATTTCAGCTGAATGCATATCAACAATTTTTCTCTCTGATATTCCTTCAAAGTCCACATCATCATCTGTCGTTAATGCCAGATATGCTCCAGTAAGTACAACCATTAACCCTTTTCCACCTGCATCAACAACCCCAGCTTGCTTTAAAACAGGCAACATTTCTGGAGTTTTAGCTAAAACTGAATTGCCATATTCTACGATTTCTTTCAGGAATATTACAATATCTTCCTCTTCTTCTGATAGTACTAATGCTTTATCTCCAATTTCTCTAGCTACTGTAAGGATAGTACCTTCAGTGGGTTTCATAACAGCTTTATAGGCTGTATTGGCAGCAAGTTTAAAGGTATTAGCCAATATTTTGGTATTAACTTGTTCATGATTTTCTAGTCCATTGGCAAATCCTCTAAATAACTGGGATAAAATTACTCCAGAATTTCCTCTAGCCCCCATTAAAGAACCATTACTAGCAGCATTTGCAACTTTGTGTGCATTTAATTCATTTATATCAAGTATTTGTTTAACAGCAGATTGCATAGTCAAAGACATATTAGTTCCAGTATCACCATCTGGTACTGGAAAGACATTTAAAGCATTTACCTCCGCCTTGTTC
The genomic region above belongs to Tissierellales bacterium and contains:
- a CDS encoding DAK2 domain-containing protein, encoding MKIEYVDGTLLKKCFIGAANDLERNKAEVNALNVFPVPDGDTGTNMSLTMQSAVKQILDINELNAHKVANAASNGSLMGARGNSGVILSQLFRGFANGLENHEQVNTKILANTFKLAANTAYKAVMKPTEGTILTVAREIGDKALVLSEEEEDIVIFLKEIVEYGNSVLAKTPEMLPVLKQAGVVDAGGKGLMVVLTGAYLALTTDDDVDFEGISERKIVDMHSAEIIDPEDIKFGYCTEFIINNTDADPEQFKEQLSLYGDSIISVGNGDLIKVHVHTNNPGEVLEKALLLGELNDIKIDNMRYQHRNLVFDKEKSKESTDTENVNENEHVENKEYGFITVAIGDGIANVFKDLGVDYVIPGGQTMNPSTEDILKAVDKVQANNIIILPNNGNIVLAAEQAKELSEKNLHILKTKTIPEGVVALLSFNSDLSAEDNMDSMRESVENVKTGEVTYAVRDTEIGDVKVKKDDILGISQGEIKAINDGIQKVSLELLKKLVDEDDSLITIFYGEDIKEEEAEELSSLLEDEFDDCDVELLYGGQPLYYFIFSVE